One region of Oryza glaberrima chromosome 7, OglaRS2, whole genome shotgun sequence genomic DNA includes:
- the LOC127780856 gene encoding pathogenesis-related protein PRB1-3-like — MDMRSVAKMVVAMAALAMIMATTTTAAQQQFSAREKEVFVQLHNKARAAVGVGRVAWSDVLAAKALEHARYCRKQHIPGKYGENLWWSSVGGSTGTPAEAMSYWVGERPYYDYRSNSCIGGHQCGHYTQVVWRRTAYVGCARVTCNTNNGIGTIIVCNYYPRGNIYNERPY; from the coding sequence ATGGACATGAGATCAGTAGCAAAgatggtggtggccatggcggcccTCGCCATGAtcatggccaccaccaccacggcggcgcagcagcaaTTCTCGGCGCGCGAGAAGGAGGTGTTCGTGCAGCTCCACAACAAGGCCCgggcggcggtcggcgtcggCAGGGTGGCGTGGAGCGACGTGCTGGCGGCGAAAGCCCTGGAGCACGCCCGCTACTGCCGGAAGCAGCACATCCCGGGGAAGTACGGCGAGAACCTGTGGTGGAGCAGCGTCGGAGGCTCGACGGGGACGCCCGCCGAGGCGATGAGCTACTGGGTGGGCGAGAGGCCGTACTACGACTACCGCAGCAACAGCTGCATCGGCGGCCACCAGTGCGGGCACTACACGCAGGTGGTGTGGAGGCGCACGGCGTACGTCGGCTGCGCCCGCGTCACCTGCAACACCAACAACGGCATCGGCACCATCATCGTATGCAATTACTACCCGCGTGGTAACATCTACAACGAGAGGCCCTACTAG